The following proteins are encoded in a genomic region of Thermoflexus hugenholtzii JAD2:
- a CDS encoding alpha/beta hydrolase family protein, with translation MRIFLCGWILIGWMVVGCVRRPTPSGVAPSTGSPTPVPIPTGRSVSTPTVPTPTATALPTPTPTPDPYADLTVEALRRRAYGGGSIRIERTLAVTPAFTRTLIAYPSDGLTVYGFMNVPRGKGPFPAVIVLHGYVDPARYSTLAYTTRYADALARAGFLVLHPNYRNHPPSDEGPNPFRVGYAVDVLNLIALLPTLPQARADAVGLFGHSMGGGIALRVLVVNPRVRAAVLYGSMSADERKNFERILQWSGGTRGREELNTPEEALRRISPLYYLQDIATPIQIHHGGADSVVPPEWSRELYERLRDLGKTAEWFEYPGQPHTFPAGSAADRLLLERAIAFFRKYLGESVP, from the coding sequence ATGCGGATCTTCCTGTGCGGATGGATCCTGATCGGGTGGATGGTGGTGGGCTGCGTCAGGCGCCCCACGCCCTCCGGCGTTGCCCCTTCGACCGGGAGCCCGACCCCGGTCCCCATCCCGACCGGGCGATCGGTCTCAACCCCTACTGTCCCAACTCCCACCGCAACAGCCCTCCCGACCCCAACCCCCACCCCTGACCCTTATGCCGATCTCACGGTGGAAGCCCTGCGCCGGCGCGCCTACGGCGGCGGATCCATCCGGATCGAGCGCACCCTAGCGGTCACCCCGGCCTTCACCCGCACCCTCATCGCGTATCCCAGCGACGGCCTGACGGTTTACGGCTTCATGAACGTCCCCCGAGGGAAGGGCCCGTTCCCGGCCGTGATCGTGCTGCACGGCTACGTGGATCCGGCGCGCTATTCGACGCTGGCCTACACGACTCGCTACGCCGACGCCCTCGCCCGCGCCGGCTTTCTGGTGCTCCATCCCAACTACCGGAACCACCCGCCCTCCGATGAAGGGCCCAACCCCTTTCGCGTGGGCTATGCGGTGGACGTGCTGAACCTGATCGCCCTGTTGCCGACGCTCCCCCAGGCGCGGGCGGACGCCGTGGGCCTGTTCGGCCACTCCATGGGCGGCGGGATCGCCCTTCGCGTCCTGGTGGTGAACCCGAGGGTCCGGGCCGCGGTGCTCTACGGCTCCATGAGCGCCGACGAGCGCAAAAACTTCGAGCGCATCCTCCAGTGGTCAGGGGGGACGCGAGGGCGCGAGGAACTGAACACGCCGGAGGAGGCCCTGCGCCGCATCTCGCCCCTCTACTACCTCCAGGACATCGCCACGCCCATCCAGATCCATCACGGGGGAGCAGACTCTGTGGTGCCGCCCGAGTGGTCCCGGGAGCTTTACGAACGGCTGCGCGACCTGGGCAAGACGGCGGAGTGGTTCGAATACCCGGGTCAGCCCCACACGTTCCCCGCTGGGAGCGCGGCGGACCGCCTGCTCCTGGAGCGAGCCATCGCCTTCTTCCGCAAATATCTGGGTGAGAGCGTCCCCTGA
- a CDS encoding ATP-binding protein, with product MANTTASSQTEASTTARSTVPGEFAFIPPMPRSIEETGLSLAFLADLSLKILYNAGYLTGGQLAERLRLPYTGVTEVVLEFLKREQLVEVLGAKGVGEQAYQYALTARGRDRAREALDRSQYAGPAPVPLSAYAVAMRRQSHKGTRVTPRLMRQALGHLVLNDRVFHKIGPAINSGTSIFLYGPPGNGKTSIAEAIGHRVFQGGIYIPYAVEVGGFVIKVFDEVNHEPLPNQRPGQTGVLKTPVDARWIAIRRPFIVSGGELTLEMLDLAWNEVSRYYEAPLQMKANGGVFLIDDFGRQQVRPRDLLNRWIVPLEKGVDYLTLHTGQKFEIPFETLILFSTNLNPRDLVDEAFLRRIRHKIEIPDPTPAEFREIFRRECQARGIPYDDQALVYLLQEWYIKRRRPLRAVHARDLLSHIQDIASYFNVPPALSKELIDRACEAYFVEMSGASPAAPSPKPPGAS from the coding sequence ATGGCGAACACAACGGCGAGCTCGCAGACCGAGGCGTCCACCACCGCAAGATCCACGGTTCCGGGGGAGTTCGCGTTCATCCCCCCGATGCCGCGTTCCATTGAGGAGACGGGGCTTTCCCTGGCCTTCCTGGCCGACCTCAGCCTTAAGATCCTCTACAACGCCGGTTATCTCACCGGCGGACAGCTGGCGGAGCGCCTGCGTCTCCCCTACACCGGGGTGACAGAGGTCGTTCTGGAGTTCCTCAAGCGTGAGCAACTGGTGGAGGTGCTGGGGGCGAAGGGAGTGGGGGAGCAAGCCTATCAGTATGCCCTCACCGCCCGGGGGCGCGATCGGGCCCGCGAGGCGCTGGATCGCAGCCAGTATGCCGGGCCCGCCCCGGTGCCCCTCTCGGCCTACGCTGTGGCCATGCGCCGGCAATCCCATAAAGGCACCCGGGTGACCCCGCGGTTGATGCGCCAGGCCCTCGGGCATCTGGTTCTCAACGACCGCGTGTTCCATAAGATCGGCCCCGCCATCAACTCGGGGACCTCTATCTTCCTCTACGGCCCGCCCGGGAACGGGAAGACCTCCATCGCTGAGGCCATCGGCCATCGCGTGTTCCAAGGGGGGATCTACATCCCCTACGCCGTGGAGGTCGGCGGGTTCGTCATCAAGGTGTTCGACGAGGTAAACCACGAGCCGCTACCGAACCAGCGGCCGGGCCAGACCGGTGTGTTGAAAACGCCGGTGGATGCCCGGTGGATCGCCATCCGGCGACCCTTTATCGTCAGCGGCGGGGAGCTCACCCTGGAGATGCTGGATCTGGCCTGGAACGAGGTCAGCCGCTACTATGAGGCACCCCTCCAGATGAAGGCCAACGGCGGGGTCTTCTTGATCGACGACTTCGGGCGCCAGCAGGTGCGCCCCCGGGATCTCCTCAACCGCTGGATCGTCCCCCTGGAGAAGGGGGTGGATTACCTCACCCTCCACACCGGCCAGAAGTTCGAGATCCCCTTCGAGACCCTGATCCTCTTCTCCACCAACCTCAACCCGCGGGATCTGGTGGATGAGGCCTTCCTGCGTCGCATCCGACACAAGATCGAGATCCCCGACCCTACCCCGGCGGAGTTCCGGGAGATCTTCCGCCGGGAGTGCCAGGCCCGAGGGATCCCTTACGACGACCAGGCCCTGGTCTACCTCCTTCAGGAGTGGTATATCAAGCGCCGGCGGCCGCTGCGGGCGGTCCACGCTCGCGATCTCCTGTCCCACATCCAGGATATCGCCTCGTATTTCAACGTGCCTCCCGCGCTGAGCAAGGAGCTCATCGATCGGGCATGTGAAGCCTATTTTGTGGAGATGAGTGGCGCCTCCCCGGCGGCGCCCTCGCCCAAGCCCCCCGGGGCCTCATAA
- a CDS encoding prenyltransferase, giving the protein MWRNWLEIYRTCNLRADRPMDSISKWLIIVRCCVFPMTLISAAIGGLLAAAAGRFEPLPFALAAVGLLLAHAANNMINDYFDLETGLDTAEYARAQYAPHPVLSGMVTREQLRRAILLVNALDGLIALALTAMRGWPILAFALAGLFISVFYVAPPLRLKRIGLGELGVFLVWGPLMIGGTFYATTGTLPGWVWLASIPYAMLVSTVLIGKHIDKLEQDRARGIYTLPVLLGERMARALNAGLMVAFYLVVGGLALARVLGPWVLLTALGLPRLIDVLRTYARPRPAEPPPGYPVWPLWYVSWAFVFNRRAGALFLAGLLLNLILPLRLPAG; this is encoded by the coding sequence ATGTGGCGGAACTGGCTGGAGATCTATCGCACATGCAACCTGCGGGCGGATCGGCCGATGGATTCGATCTCGAAGTGGCTGATCATCGTCCGCTGCTGCGTGTTCCCGATGACGTTGATCTCCGCGGCCATCGGGGGATTGCTGGCGGCGGCCGCCGGTCGCTTTGAACCCCTCCCCTTCGCCCTGGCCGCCGTGGGGCTGCTGCTGGCCCACGCGGCGAACAACATGATCAATGACTATTTCGATCTGGAGACAGGTCTGGACACCGCGGAATACGCCCGGGCCCAGTATGCGCCCCATCCGGTCCTCTCGGGCATGGTCACACGGGAGCAGCTGCGGCGCGCCATCCTGCTGGTGAACGCTCTGGATGGGCTGATCGCCCTGGCCCTCACGGCGATGCGGGGATGGCCAATTCTGGCCTTTGCTCTGGCCGGGCTGTTCATCAGCGTGTTCTACGTGGCCCCGCCCCTGCGCCTCAAGCGCATCGGCCTGGGGGAGCTCGGCGTCTTCCTGGTGTGGGGGCCCTTGATGATCGGTGGCACCTTTTACGCGACTACAGGGACCCTGCCGGGATGGGTCTGGCTGGCCTCGATCCCCTACGCCATGCTGGTGTCTACCGTGCTGATCGGCAAGCACATTGACAAGCTGGAACAGGACCGCGCCCGGGGAATCTACACACTTCCGGTTTTGCTGGGAGAGCGGATGGCGCGGGCGCTGAACGCGGGGCTGATGGTGGCTTTTTATTTAGTGGTGGGAGGGCTGGCGCTCGCCAGGGTGCTCGGGCCATGGGTGCTGCTCACCGCCCTCGGCCTGCCGCGTCTGATCGACGTCCTGCGGACCTACGCCCGCCCCCGTCCGGCTGAGCCGCCTCCCGGCTATCCAGTGTGGCCTCTGTGGTATGTCTCCTGGGCCTTTGTCTTCAACCGGCGGGCCGGCGCTCTGTTCCTGGCCGGGCTTCTTCTGAACCTCATCCTCCCGCTTCGCCTCCCGGCGGGCTGA
- a CDS encoding toxin-antitoxin system TumE family protein yields the protein MCRHGSFIDVWFSLKLKGRYSYHWERRAIDGQIYRHDNAPHRRWQSVSTFPRHFHDGSEDHVIESYISEDPVQALREFLGFAREKLRAAPLSPPGGEAGG from the coding sequence ATTTGCAGACATGGAAGTTTTATAGATGTGTGGTTTTCCCTTAAACTCAAGGGCCGTTACAGCTATCACTGGGAGAGACGGGCCATCGATGGTCAGATCTATCGACATGATAACGCTCCTCATCGACGCTGGCAATCTGTATCTACCTTCCCTCGCCATTTCCATGATGGCAGTGAGGATCATGTGATTGAAAGTTACATATCCGAGGATCCCGTGCAAGCATTGCGGGAATTCCTGGGTTTCGCTCGGGAGAAGCTACGCGCGGCTCCTCTCAGCCCGCCGGGAGGCGAAGCGGGAGGATGA